A region of Trachemys scripta elegans isolate TJP31775 chromosome 24, CAS_Tse_1.0, whole genome shotgun sequence DNA encodes the following proteins:
- the TXNIP gene encoding thioredoxin-interacting protein isoform X2 produces the protein MVVFKKIKTFEIVFSEPDKVFCSGEKVAGRVLVEVTETTRVSSVKVLACGEAKVVWIKGPQQCKQEMEYLRYEDVLTLDDHPTDEDGSVILRPGNKYEYKFGFELPQGPLGTSFKGKYGCVDYWVKAFLDRPSCHTQEIKQHFEVMDPVDVNTPDLMSPVAAKKDKKVSCLFIPDGHVSVSARIDRKGFCEGDDISINADFENICSRIVVPKAAIVSKHTYLANGQTKVLTQKLSCVRGNPIISGMSESWRGKTLRVKKIKPSILGCNILRVEYFLQIYASVPGSKKILLELPLVIGSRSGFASRSSSMASQTSSEMSWVDLNIPDAPEG, from the exons ATGGTGGTGTTCAAGAAGATCAAGACCTTCGAGATCGTCTTCAGCGAGCCCGACAAGGTCTTCTGCAGTGGAGAGAAAGTAGCCGGCCGTGTGCTGGTGGAAGTGACCGAAACCACCCGGGTTAGCTCAGTTAAAGTGCTGGCTTGTGGGGAGGCCAAAGTGGTCTGGATCAAGGGACCCCAACAATGCAAGCAGGAGATGGAGTACCTGCGCTATGAAGATGTCCTCACCTTGGATGATCATCCCACTG ATGAGGATGGCTCTGTGATCTTGAGACCTGGCAACAAATATGAATACAAATTTGGATTTGAGCTTCCCCAGGG GCCTCTGGGGACCTCATTCAAAGGGAAGTATGGCTGTGTGGATTACTGGGTTAAGGCTTTCTTGGATCGCCCATCCTGTCACACTCAGGAGATAAAGCAGCACTTTGAGGTCATGGATCCCGTTGATGTCAACACTCCAGACTTAATG TCGCCAGTCGCTGCCAAGAAAGACAAGAAGGTTTCCTGCTTGTTCATTCCTGATGGGCATGTGTCTGTCAGTGCCAGGATTGACCGAAAAGGATTCTGTGAAG GTGATGATATCTCCATAAATGCAGACTTTGAGAACATCTGCTCCCGGATCGTGGTACCCAAAGCAGCCATTGTTTCCAAGCATACCTACTTGGCAAACGGGCAGACCAAGGTTTTGACCCAGAAACTTTCCTGCGTCCGAGGCaaccccatcatctcgggcatgtCTGAGAGCTGGCGGGGTAAAACTCTCCGGGTCAAGAAGATCAAACCATCCATCCTGGGCTGCAATATCTTGCGTGTGGAGTACTTCTTGCAG ATCTATGCCAGCGTCCCTGGCTCCAAGAAGATCCTTCTGGAGCTGCCTCTCGTCATCGGTAGCAGATCTGGGTTTGCCAGCCGCAGCTCCAGCATGGCTAGCCAGACTAGCTCTGAAATGAGCTGGGTGGACCTCAACATCCCTGATGCTCCAGAAG GTTGA
- the TXNIP gene encoding thioredoxin-interacting protein isoform X1, translated as MVVFKKIKTFEIVFSEPDKVFCSGEKVAGRVLVEVTETTRVSSVKVLACGEAKVVWIKGPQQCKQEMEYLRYEDVLTLDDHPTDEDGSVILRPGNKYEYKFGFELPQGPLGTSFKGKYGCVDYWVKAFLDRPSCHTQEIKQHFEVMDPVDVNTPDLMSPVAAKKDKKVSCLFIPDGHVSVSARIDRKGFCEGDDISINADFENICSRIVVPKAAIVSKHTYLANGQTKVLTQKLSCVRGNPIISGMSESWRGKTLRVKKIKPSILGCNILRVEYFLQIYASVPGSKKILLELPLVIGSRSGFASRSSSMASQTSSEMSWVDLNIPDAPEAPPCYLDIVSEDHRLESPTTPLLDDLDSSFDSPIFMYAPEFKFMPPPTYTEVDPCNANNNVQ; from the exons ATGGTGGTGTTCAAGAAGATCAAGACCTTCGAGATCGTCTTCAGCGAGCCCGACAAGGTCTTCTGCAGTGGAGAGAAAGTAGCCGGCCGTGTGCTGGTGGAAGTGACCGAAACCACCCGGGTTAGCTCAGTTAAAGTGCTGGCTTGTGGGGAGGCCAAAGTGGTCTGGATCAAGGGACCCCAACAATGCAAGCAGGAGATGGAGTACCTGCGCTATGAAGATGTCCTCACCTTGGATGATCATCCCACTG ATGAGGATGGCTCTGTGATCTTGAGACCTGGCAACAAATATGAATACAAATTTGGATTTGAGCTTCCCCAGGG GCCTCTGGGGACCTCATTCAAAGGGAAGTATGGCTGTGTGGATTACTGGGTTAAGGCTTTCTTGGATCGCCCATCCTGTCACACTCAGGAGATAAAGCAGCACTTTGAGGTCATGGATCCCGTTGATGTCAACACTCCAGACTTAATG TCGCCAGTCGCTGCCAAGAAAGACAAGAAGGTTTCCTGCTTGTTCATTCCTGATGGGCATGTGTCTGTCAGTGCCAGGATTGACCGAAAAGGATTCTGTGAAG GTGATGATATCTCCATAAATGCAGACTTTGAGAACATCTGCTCCCGGATCGTGGTACCCAAAGCAGCCATTGTTTCCAAGCATACCTACTTGGCAAACGGGCAGACCAAGGTTTTGACCCAGAAACTTTCCTGCGTCCGAGGCaaccccatcatctcgggcatgtCTGAGAGCTGGCGGGGTAAAACTCTCCGGGTCAAGAAGATCAAACCATCCATCCTGGGCTGCAATATCTTGCGTGTGGAGTACTTCTTGCAG ATCTATGCCAGCGTCCCTGGCTCCAAGAAGATCCTTCTGGAGCTGCCTCTCGTCATCGGTAGCAGATCTGGGTTTGCCAGCCGCAGCTCCAGCATGGCTAGCCAGACTAGCTCTGAAATGAGCTGGGTGGACCTCAACATCCCTGATGCTCCAGAAG CGCCTCCATGCTACCTGGACATCGTATCTGAGGATCACCGCCTGGAAAGCCCCACCACTCCCCTTCTGGATGATCTTGACAGTTCCTTCGACAGTCCTATCTTCATGTATGCCCCAGAGTTCAAGTTCATGCCTCCTCCCACTTACACAGAG GTTGATCCCTGCAATGCTAACAACAATGTGCAGTGA